The following nucleotide sequence is from Candidatus Woesearchaeota archaeon.
CATCGTACAGGTTCAGGAACAGGCTTTTCTTTTTCCAATTTAAGACCAAAAGAAGATACGATCGATGATTCTCGTGGATTTTCAGCAGGGCCAATTCCATTTATGCATGTCTATGATAAATCAACAGAAATAATCAAGAAAACTGGTTTAAGGCGTGGCGCAAACATGGCAGTGTTGCGTGTTGATCACCCCAATATCCTCGATTTTATTACCGCAAAAGAAAATCCCCATCACTTGAGAAACTTCAACATCTCTGTTGGCATTACAAAAGAATTTATGGATGCATTAGACAACAGAAAACGATATCCATTAATTAATCCGCGAACAAAGCAGGAAGTTCGTTTATTGCCTGCTAAAGAGGTCTTTGATTTAATTGCAACAATGTCGTGGAAAAATGGTGAGCCAGGAGTTATTTTCCTTGATACTATTAATGAGAAGAACCCTGTTCCTGAACTTGGTGAAATAAAAACAACCTCTGCCTGCGGAGAAGTGCCTTTGCTTGAATATGAAGCATGCCCGCTTGGCTCAATAAACTTATCTAATATGGTGCAAGGAGGCAGGGTCAATTTAGCTGCATTGCGGGACACTGCGTGGATTGCAGTGCATTTTCTTGATAATGTTATTGATGTAAATAAATACACCTTAAAAGACAGTGAAAAAATAACTAATGATAATAGAAAAATAGGAGTTGGAGTTATGGGTTTTGCAGATATGCTGTATCAGTTAGGGGTTCCTTATAATAGTGAAGAAGCAATAAAAGTAGCAGAAAGAATCATGAAATTTATTCGTGATGAAGCAAGATTAGCTTCAGAAGCTCTAGCAAAAAAAAGAGGAGTATTTGCAAATTATGAAAAAAGCATATATGCAAAAAAAGGAATAAAGCAAAGAAATGCGACAACAACTGCTATTGCGCCAACAGGAACAATCTCATTAATTGCTGATTGTTCTTCAGGCATTGAACCGAATTTCGCTTTAAGTTACATGAAAAAAATCACCGGTGGGGATGAGTTATTATATGTTAATAAGCATTTAAAAAGCGAATTATTGAAAAGAGAGATTTATTCTGAAGATTTAATGAAAGAAATTGCATCAAAAGGATCACTCCAATCATTTTTGGATTTAGCATCAGAAATCAGAAAAGTGTTTGTTATTAGCCATGAAATACCTGCAGAATATCATGTATTAATCCAAGCAGCATTTCAAAAATATTGCGATAATGCAGTTTCAAAGAGCGTTAATTTAGAGTACACTTCAAGCAAAGAAGATGTCGTTAAAACCTTCAAGCTTGCTTACAAACTAGGGTGTAAAGGAATAACCATTTATCGAGATAGAAGCAGAGAAGATCAGATTTTAACACTATTAGGGGGAGAAGCAATATGATATTGAGCGATATTGATATTAAAAAGGAATTGGAAAAAGGAGACTTGCTTATTGAAAAAATGACCTTCAACCAAATTGGCCCTTGTTCAGTTGATTTAACCCTTGGCAATACCTTTATGGTTTTCAAACATGCTGATATTACCCATGTTGATCCAAAAAAGATTGATCGGGAATCATTAATGTCAGAAACAATTAAAGAAGAGGATAAGCCATTTATCATTCACCCAGGAGAGTTCGTGCTTGGTGCAACAAAAGAACGAGTAAGAGTTCCGAGTTATTTGGTAGGAAGATTAGATGGAAGAAGTTCTTGGGGAAGATTAGGTATTATTGTGCATTCAACTGCTGGTTCTGTGCATCCTGGCTGGGATGGCCAGCTTACCTTGGAGATTGCAAATATCTCAAAACTCCCTGTTGCATTATATCCAGGAATGAAAATATGCCAGATTAGCTTCCAGCAACTAACATCACCAGCAGAAGAGCCTTATCATAAAAAGCAGAATGCCAAATACATTAATCAAGTAGGCCCAGGAGCAACCAGAGTAGGAGAAGATTAAAAAAGAATAGTTAGTTTCTTTAAAAGATGGCATGGCATGAACATCTCCGTAGAGACCTTAGGGAGCATCAAGAATTAAGACTTGCCTTAATAGATAACCTTGAAGCAGTTATTGAAGAAGATGCAAAGGCAATCGAAGTATTTACTGAAGATAATGTAGATCTAAGGATAACTCAAAAAAGAGTACGACAAGACTTACCAGATGATTTTTCTTCTGATCAAACAAGGTATTCTCTTGCAGCGGTTTATTTTGCCAATGCTAGATATTTTGGAATAGCACCAGATCATAGAAACGATAGACTCCAACTAGTTATTCATCGAAAAACTCCAGTAAATAACATAGCAACCTATGACTATGAAAGTAATGATCCTTATCCCCATGTAATAAAAATTCCGCATACTGATTTCAAGAAGGTGAAAGATTTTTTAGAATCATTAGATGCAGAAACAAGACATGCTGTCCACTACAATATGATAGGAAGAAATCGAAAAACAACTGGAAATCTAGCAACAAGAGCAGAGCTAGTAATTACAGAAACTATAGACTAGGGAAAATATGAATATAAGCCTTCTAGAAAATTATTTGATCCTTTCATTAATGATTTTGACCTTGTTCGAGAGGCTAATGGACATGCTGGAGCTGATTATGTATGTGGATTATTAAGTATTGACGCAGATAAATTAAAAATGCAGCTATATTGGTTGATACGATTGCCAATAAGAGAAAAACCACAAAACACTGAGGTATTTAAAGAATTAAGAACAATGCTAAAACAGGTAACAGGCATTGCTGAAGATATAAATACATATTTGAAAAGAACAAGAATATTGTATCTTGTAAACCAAGCAAGAAGAAGAGTAAAAGAATTTTATTCAGGAAAGAAACCTTATTCATTACCATTGGAAAAAAGAGCTTTTGAAACAAGACAATATGCTTTAGAAAAGTTACCTTATGAAGTTCCTGAAAGATATGGTGTCATATTGGATGGAGCAACCATCACAAGATTCGCTTCACAACTCGATTATGTAGCTTTAAAATTAATAACACAAACACCAGAATTATTATATGCTGAAGCGCAACAGAGAGAAGCTGAACTAAGAAAAGTTGCATAACATAAAAATCCTGAGTAAATTAATCTCCTCTCGCTAACAACCCAGTTTTCTTAGCATGTTGAAATGAATAATACAATACAACAGCCATAACAAGAAGCAATGCTACTGATCCTAACAAAGCAAAGAATAATTGCATGTAATTAACGGTCTGTTGATTAAGAAAAGAACGAAGATTCTCAAAAACATAGGTTGAAGGTAATATAATTGCTATGTTCTGCGCCCAACCTGGTAAAACAGTTAAGGGATAGAATACACAGCTAAAAGGCTGGACAATCCAAACACTGCTCCATGCTATTACTTGAATACGCTGACCATACCTAAATATAAGAGCGACAATTAATAATCCAAGAGCCATGCCAAAAAGTGATAAGATGAGGATTGATAATGCTAAAAAGAATAAGGGAAATTGAAATATGTTAAATGCATAAAAAGTGTACGCTAAAATAAACTGAAACAAAAAGCTAACTAATCCTCGAAAAAAAGCAAATAAAATAATAGAAACTATATGCTCTGATAATTTGATAGGGGATGAGAATAGATTATATAAATTTCTCGCCCAAAAATCCTCTAAGACAAAGGTGCCTAAATCCTGTGAAGCTTTCCAGACAAATATCCAGAGAATAATTCCCCCAAACATCATGCTTAAAAGATTAAAATTAGATAATTGTTCAATATAAAGATACGCAAATCCCCAGATAAATAAGTCAATCACTGGCCAGAAGAAGATATCAAATAATCTGTCAATACGATTAATGGAGATATAATAATATTTCAATAATAACGCTGAAATTCTATACCATTTCATAGTATTTTCTCCAAATAGGTTACATTACTTTCATTTCTTACTTCGCGCGATCTGAATAAAAATATCATCCAGGGTTGGCTTATTCAAATGCATATTGCTTAATTTAACACCTTGTTGAAAAGTAAGATTCATTAATTTATACAATTTATCACCTACTGCATCAATTTCAAACACAACCGTATTGGTACCAGTAGTAATTATGGTAATATTTTTTTCCTTGAGCAGCTTCAATAAACCTTTAAAATTCTCTTTCACAACTAAGGCAACCGTTTGCTTCCTAATCATCCGTTTAAAGTTATCTGCAGTGTCTATTTTAAGGATTTTGCCTTTATCCATAAACGCAATTCTATCGCACAATTCCTCAACCTCAAACATATAATGAGAAGTAAATATAATGGTAGTGCCATGTTTCTCTTGATACTCTTTAATAATCGTCCTTGTCTTTTCAGCAATATCCGGATCTAAACCAACAGTGCATTCATCAAGAAACAACACTTCAGGATCATTGATAAAACCTTTGCAAAGCGAAACACGAGTACGCTCTCCTGAACTTAACAACGTTACTTTTTTATCAGCCAATTCTTTTAATTCAAATATATCCAGCAGATGATTTATTTTTTCTTCTACATTTCTGATGCCATATAATTTAGCGTAAACACGTAAATTCTGTCGAATAGTCAGTACTTCGGATAAAGAATAGTACGCAGTTGCAACATTAACTTTATTTTTAACCTCTTCCCAAGCTTTTTCTGGATCTTTGCCTAAAATCTTAATGCTCCCTGAATTCATGCTCAGTAATCCATTAAGAATATTAAGAGTCGTTGTCTTGCCAGCGCCATTTGGCCCAAGCAACCCAAAGATTTCTCCTTTTTTCACAGAAAAGGATATTTTATTGACTGCTTTAACAACAGCTTGCTTACTCTGAAATGTTTTTACTAAGTTTTTTACTTCAATTGCGTACATAGCCTCTTAAAACAAACTGAAGCTTAAATAGTTAATGATAGTACCAGTAGGAAGAATAACATCTTGAGCAGCACTTTCTGTTTTCAAGACATAGCCACTCAAGATGATATCTTCAGGGGTAGGATTATATAAGACAACAGCTTCCCCACCACTCTCTGTTGCAACAGGATCATAATATACTTCACTTATAACAACTGAATTAGCTAAAACACCAGAACCTAAACCAAAAAATAACACTAAATTAGTTAAAAATACTCTCAAATATTTTTCCATAATAATCACCTCAGAAATGTGATAGTTGAAGTGCTTAATATAACCACCGTCGAGAAAACCGAAAATAGTTATAACAAAATCGGAAGAAACAACAAGAATAATGAAAGATTTTCGAAAAAGAGTATGCCTAATGAAAATCTTTCGGAAAAAACAAAAAGATTACGTATGAAAATAAGAAATTGAAAGAGAAATAAGAGTAAAACAAGAAGAAATCTGAGAAATCAGCGATATGCTGGACTTTCATCAATCATACGTTCTTCAGCTATTCTATCTGAATTCCAACCTTCCAAAGTTTGCCTTAATCCATCATAAGCCTTGATATCATCCTGAGGAATAATTCCTCTATAAACTGCTGTGTTTGGCGAAGCTTGAGCAACAGTGTCAACAAAGGTATCGGGATGATATCCCTTAGGTAAAAAAACTCGTTGTGCTGTATAAAATGGTGTAACTACAGGAACACTGAATTCAACTTCTCGAGGCACTAACGCATCAACTAATTTACCAAGATCCTCTCGGGGAGCAATCATCATTACTTCTTGAGCCATATAACCACCTCATGTAGTTAATTATAATTTAATGACATGAAACATAAGAACTGAGATTTAAATATAACCATTAAATATTTAAACTAGTTTAAACTTTACAAAGATGTGGAACAAAAAAGACGTCTGCAAGAACTGGGTGGATCATTATATTTATCACTGCCTGCTTCATGGCTGCAAAAGTTTAACGTGAAAAAAGGAAGTCATATCTATATTACGCTTGAAGATTCCGGAGCTTTAACCATATTTCCTGAAAAGGTTGCAAAAGATGAAACAACAAAAGAAAAAACAAGCACTATTCTTTATAATAAATATATTTTTAGGAATATAATGGGAGCATATTTGATAGGGAATGATTATATTGTTATAAAAAAAGAGCTTCCCTTTACCAGAAAAGAACGAAACGAGATTCTTGCTATTGTTCATAACCTTTTAAATGTGGAAGTTATTGAGGAGCAGCCACGCAAGATTGTTATTCAAAATCTCAAATCTGAGCTTGATATTAAAAAACTCGTTACAAGAATGTATCAACTAACAAAAACAATGTTAGAAGATATAATACCAAACCAAGATGATAAAGAAATTCTTCAAAGTGTGATTGACCGCGACAAATTAGTAGGAAAATGCTATCTTGCGATTATCATGCAGATTCGAGCATCATTAACAAGAAGCTGGAGCAAAGATATTAGTTTTGTTGAAATATTTGATATTCGCCTGCTCATTGAGAGAATGGAAAAGATTGGCGACGAAATTAAACATCTTGCAAAAGAAATGCTTGAGAAAAACAAACCAAAACATGATGATCTTGACGATCTAAAAGAATTATTAGCGTTATACGAACAAGCATACGGAGCTTATCTTAAAAAAGACATTTCAACTGCAGAAAAATTCTGGGATAATGAAGAAAAATACAAGAAACAATTTAACCACAATGCACACCTACAAACAATGTATGAGTTAATCAAAGATATCACTGATTTGGTAGTTTAGATAATAGACTCAGGTGAAAATGTAGTTTTTGGCATCTTTTGGTGAAGCTCTTCTTAATTTTACCTTGAGGATTTTTCGGAGTGCCAGAGAGAAAAATCCAATCGAAATACTCTTCAAGAGCTGAACTGATGCCAAAACCGAGGCTATGCCGAGATTTTCACCTGAGCCTAAACAATAAAAACTTTTATTAACCAGTAAACGAGGTAATATTATATGAACAACTTACGCCCTCCAAACATGCCTCCTCTTGGTAGTATGGATCCTGGGATGATGGATATCAAAGCAAGCAAGCAACGAGAACTCCAGAGAGATTTGCCAGCCCAACCTCCTTTAGAATTAACGCGTGATATTTCAAGGAGAATGAGAGTTCTTGAAGAACAATATACTAATGTAAGAAAGAGTATGCAGCTTTCTGAACAGAATGTAATTCAAGTAGGAAAAGACGTGAAAAGTGAATTAGCTATGCTGAATTCAGAAATTTCTGAATTAAAAGCAGAACTCAATGAACTTAAAGATGAGCTTAAGTTGATAGTAACAGAATTAAAAGAAACTGCTAAGAAAGATGATGTTCAAGTGCTTGAAAAATACATTAATCTCTGGGAACCAGTTAAATTCTGCACACAAAAAGATGTTGAACAAATTCTAAGAAGAGTATTGCAACAGAATCAGAAATAGGATGTGATTATTCAAAGTATTTTATATTGATTAAAGGAAGAAGAGCTTCACAAAATAGGCGCTAAAAACTACATTTTCTAAAGAACCTAAGGTCGTTGTTGTTGCTTCATATCCGCAGTAATTCTGCTCAATTCATTAACATTTTCTGTCATAATAGGCAATACTTTCTGAAATACTTTTTCAAGCGCTTGGATATCAGACCCAATAGTAGTTAAATTTCTATCATAATCTCCTATTCTACCAAGAACACCTTTATGAAGGGTATCAAATTGTTTTTGAAGATCAACAAATTGCTGTTCAATTTTCAAAATCCTTCCTTCAGTCCTATCTTTCCAGTCAATAATTTTATTGATGCTTTTAACAATTTCATTCCATTTCTCATCAATTATTGCTTCTGCTATCTCTTCAATGCGCTCTAAGCCTGGAATCTGGGGAGAACCTGACTGACTGCCTATGTTCCCCATGCTTTGAGCATCATTATAATCCTGATTCTGCCCATAATCTTGAGCAATTGATTGAATGTTATTTCCTGGAAATTGCTTATTTTCTTCAGGAAGCATTTCATTTGCCATCATACCTGGATTTGGTCCCATACCAACACCTGTCTTAATTTCAGCTTGATTCATCGCGTCAAAAATATCAGTCATATCAACACCTTCACGCTGTAAGGTGTCAATGATTTGACTATTCCCTAATCCTTTTCGTTTTAAATCCAATACTCTATCAGTAGGAGGTCCCTTTACACGAGGAGGTCCTAATTGAGGATTTGCTTCCTCTTTTTTACCAAAACTAAAGAGAGGCATGATACATCACAAGCAAGTTAATGGCCACCGCGATCAGGCCAGTCAGGAGTCATTTTACCTGACATTAAGCGCACGGTGAGCGCTGCAACGATTAACACAAATAAAAGCCCGAGGACTTTTGGATGATAAATGGTTCTTTGAAGATTAGTCTGATAATTTCCAGTTGCTGTGCTTCCTCCAGGATCTTGCTTGGTAAGAACAAGTTGTTCTCCAGCTTGACCAAGTTCAAGCTGCTTTTGACCAAAGGAAGTAGATAATGCGCCAAGGATGATAATAACTATAACAATAATAAATGTCCATTGAAGCCCTGCATGATTTTTCATCATGGATGAAATGCTGTCATCTGAAACGCCAAACAGTTTTACGCCAATGAGAGCAAAGATTACAAGGATGAACAAAATAGTAAACCAGGGAGCTGCAAACATGACTATGGAAGTTATATTTGGAGAGAGAACAACAACAAAGGAAACAACAATAGCTAAAATCGCATGTATGATTTTATTTGCGCCAAGAGCTTTGGTGTATTGCAATGCTGCGTAGATAAGTACTAAAACTAAAATAAAAGAAAGAACGGGTGTAAAGTGCTGCAATAATTCAATATTAATAACTGGAACAGCCATTTAATGGTCACCTCGACCACCGCCCAAGAGTTTATTGAACGATTCAAGACCTTTACCCACTTTAGACAATGCTTCTCCCTGCCCTGGTTCACGAAGTATAAACCATAACACTATAGCAAATACTAAGATAACAATAACTAATGAAGTTGTATCAGGACCCCACCAATTGGTATAAAATGATGGCCACCAGTCTGCTGCTGAACCGAAAAAGTAGACTACAGCAGCAAATGAAATAAATGCAATAATTCCGCCAAGATTATGAACAAAATTTGGCGCTACTATGCCGGTTAATAATAATACCATCATAATAGCAATTGCTACGACAGAGATATTTGGCAGCGCTGAATTCATAATAACGACAAGATCTGCGCCCTCAGGATATTTTCCCAAGACATGAGGCATCACAACCATAAGAGATAAAATTAAAGCAAACATAGCATTGAAATTCTTGTGATGCTGACCAAGAATATTAGTTTTTTGGAGAATCGCAAATACGATTAAAAACACAAGAAAAAAAGGTAAAATTACCTCAGTTAAATTATAAGATTCTAAAAATGTTAAAAAACTACCTGCACCATATGTTGAACTATAAGGGTATGCCATACTGTCAGCCTCCTTTTTATGAATTTTTATTATATTATCATTATAAGCTTAGCTTATAATAGTTACTCTTTTTAATGCTTTTTATCATCATCCCCATGTTTTTTCTCTTTAGGACTTTTAACTATATACCCAAAACCCAGTAAGATAAGGATAAAAAAGAGTATTGCTCCAACAGCTGTTGAGTCTAGGTTATAATAAACATAATTAATAAGCCACCCTAAAAATGATTCTCCTGAGTCCATAGGAATAGCATTAAGGAAAATAAGGAGTATGCCTATAAGAAGGACAACCATAAACGTTGTCCGCCATGCACCTTTAAGAACAACATCTTCGCCTTCGCCATGAAATGCCCCAATTAAAAGCAAAAACATAACTATGATAAGTAATAATAAGACAATATTTGCTAATGACTCGTTGATAATAGCTACTAATCTTGCTGAAGCTATAACAAGGAATGCTATAACAAAAGCAGCCATAGCATTAAGATTCTTTTTAGGATGCATTTTTCCTGCTACTTCTTCAGTGCCTAAGACCTTTGTTTTTTCAAAAATAGCAAAAACAATAGTGAAAACAAGGAGAAAAGGCAATACTATATCATAGACACCCAGTCTATCTAAAAACCCAATAACATCGCCAAAGACTGTCTGCTTTGAAGCTTCATAATAAACCATACTCTTTCCCTGCTTACCGAGATATTTAAAGCTTTCGTTCATAGGTACGTAAAAACATAGTTATTTAAAGTTAAAATGGTTAATAACAACAATATGGTTAATAAAAAAATTGCAACTATCAAAAAGCAAGTAATTCCTATTTTGAAAAAAAATGATGTAGTTAAGGCAGGTATTTTTGGTTCTGTAGCTAGGGGAGAGGATAAAAAGAAGAGTGATGTTGATATTTTAATTAAATTTAAAGGTGAAAACAAAAGCCTTATTGATTTAGTGCGGTTAAAGTATGAACTTGAAGAAAAATTGAAGCGAAAAGTAGATATTTTAACATACAGATCAATCAACCATCTGATTAAGGATCAAATTTTAAAAGAAGAAGTGAGGATTTTATGAAGAATAATGCTACTTATTTAAAACATATTCTTGAAGCAGTTAATCATATAGAAGACTTTACCAATGATATATCCCCAAATGAATTTCTCAATAATGTAGAAAAGCAGTTTGCAGTAATCAAAGGAATTGAAATAATTGGAGAAGCTATTAAAAATATTCCTTTAGAAATAAGAGAAAAACATCCTCAAGTGCC
It contains:
- a CDS encoding adenosylcobalamin-dependent ribonucleoside-diphosphate reductase produces the protein MPLEKVIKRNGETVVFDPKKITDALYKAAQAIGGTDEELSKALTKKIVAKIEELFPDKIPHVEDVQDVVERVLIEDNHVKTAKAYILYRERQKNIREVKQSLVGGYVDKRFTINALKILKERLLMKKEDGAVETPEDMFRRVAKEIAKADKQYDNEPNLKETEDKFFECLNKLDFLPNSPCLMNAGTKNQQLISCYVLPIEDSTESIYTTLKNAAMVHRTGSGTGFSFSNLRPKEDTIDDSRGFSAGPIPFMHVYDKSTEIIKKTGLRRGANMAVLRVDHPNILDFITAKENPHHLRNFNISVGITKEFMDALDNRKRYPLINPRTKQEVRLLPAKEVFDLIATMSWKNGEPGVIFLDTINEKNPVPELGEIKTTSACGEVPLLEYEACPLGSINLSNMVQGGRVNLAALRDTAWIAVHFLDNVIDVNKYTLKDSEKITNDNRKIGVGVMGFADMLYQLGVPYNSEEAIKVAERIMKFIRDEARLASEALAKKRGVFANYEKSIYAKKGIKQRNATTTAIAPTGTISLIADCSSGIEPNFALSYMKKITGGDELLYVNKHLKSELLKREIYSEDLMKEIASKGSLQSFLDLASEIRKVFVISHEIPAEYHVLIQAAFQKYCDNAVSKSVNLEYTSSKEDVVKTFKLAYKLGCKGITIYRDRSREDQILTLLGGEAI
- a CDS encoding dCTP deaminase; its protein translation is MILSDIDIKKELEKGDLLIEKMTFNQIGPCSVDLTLGNTFMVFKHADITHVDPKKIDRESLMSETIKEEDKPFIIHPGEFVLGATKERVRVPSYLVGRLDGRSSWGRLGIIVHSTAGSVHPGWDGQLTLEIANISKLPVALYPGMKICQISFQQLTSPAEEPYHKKQNAKYINQVGPGATRVGED
- a CDS encoding ABC transporter permease; amino-acid sequence: MKWYRISALLLKYYYISINRIDRLFDIFFWPVIDLFIWGFAYLYIEQLSNFNLLSMMFGGIILWIFVWKASQDLGTFVLEDFWARNLYNLFSSPIKLSEHIVSIILFAFFRGLVSFLFQFILAYTFYAFNIFQFPLFFLALSILILSLFGMALGLLIVALIFRYGQRIQVIAWSSVWIVQPFSCVFYPLTVLPGWAQNIAIILPSTYVFENLRSFLNQQTVNYMQLFFALLGSVALLLVMAVVLYYSFQHAKKTGLLARGD
- a CDS encoding ABC transporter ATP-binding protein, producing the protein MYAIEVKNLVKTFQSKQAVVKAVNKISFSVKKGEIFGLLGPNGAGKTTTLNILNGLLSMNSGSIKILGKDPEKAWEEVKNKVNVATAYYSLSEVLTIRQNLRVYAKLYGIRNVEEKINHLLDIFELKELADKKVTLLSSGERTRVSLCKGFINDPEVLFLDECTVGLDPDIAEKTRTIIKEYQEKHGTTIIFTSHYMFEVEELCDRIAFMDKGKILKIDTADNFKRMIRKQTVALVVKENFKGLLKLLKEKNITIITTGTNTVVFEIDAVGDKLYKLMNLTFQQGVKLSNMHLNKPTLDDIFIQIARSKK
- a CDS encoding lamin tail domain-containing protein, with translation MEKYLRVFLTNLVLFFGLGSGVLANSVVISEVYYDPVATESGGEAVVLYNPTPEDIILSGYVLKTESAAQDVILPTGTIINYLSFSLF
- a CDS encoding phosphate uptake regulator PhoU — its product is MEQKRRLQELGGSLYLSLPASWLQKFNVKKGSHIYITLEDSGALTIFPEKVAKDETTKEKTSTILYNKYIFRNIMGAYLIGNDYIVIKKELPFTRKERNEILAIVHNLLNVEVIEEQPRKIVIQNLKSELDIKKLVTRMYQLTKTMLEDIIPNQDDKEILQSVIDRDKLVGKCYLAIIMQIRASLTRSWSKDISFVEIFDIRLLIERMEKIGDEIKHLAKEMLEKNKPKHDDLDDLKELLALYEQAYGAYLKKDISTAEKFWDNEEKYKKQFNHNAHLQTMYELIKDITDLVV
- a CDS encoding nucleotidyltransferase family protein, yielding MVNKKIATIKKQVIPILKKNDVVKAGIFGSVARGEDKKKSDVDILIKFKGENKSLIDLVRLKYELEEKLKRKVDILTYRSINHLIKDQILKEEVRIL
- a CDS encoding DUF86 domain-containing protein; this encodes MKNNATYLKHILEAVNHIEDFTNDISPNEFLNNVEKQFAVIKGIEIIGEAIKNIPLEIREKHPQVPWKEITGTRDIMIHAYFTVDLNLVWKIVEIHLPVLKQAIQNILKDQDK